A stretch of DNA from Phragmitibacter flavus:
GATGTGCGGGTGCGGGCGGGGAAGAATGATCCGAGCAATCCGTTCATTGAGGATGAATACATGCGGCGTTTGTTCATCAGCACGGGGCAGGTGGGGAGCCGGGGGATGATCAACACCTTGTATGTGAACGGCGTTTACAAGGGGTATTACAATTTGTGTGAGCATGTGAGAGAGGACTTTTTGCAGCGGCATCATGGTGGGGAAAATGCATGGGATGTGCGGCAGGTGACGGTGATCTCGAGTGGGGACGGACTGGCTTTTCAGGAGTTGATCACGTATTTGCGGAACAACTCGCAGGCGACGCTCGCGAATTATGAGGGCATGGCGACGAGGTTGGACATGGTCAATTTCGTGGATTATTTGCTGACCAACCTGGTGGGGGTGACGGGGGACTGGCCGCATAACAATTATATTTGTGCGCGGGAGCGGACGGTGAACGGAAAACACCGGTATTACCTGTGGGATGCGGAGGGGGCGTTTGGGGATTTTAGCGGCAACGTGCGGACGAACATGTTCGTGGCGGGCACGACGGGGGCGATTGTAACCACAAATCCAAGTGGGGCTGGGTTGGGGGAGGGGATTCGGATTTTGTATACTTTGTTGAGGCAGAGTCCGGAGTTTCGGCTGTTGTTTGCGGATCGAATTGAGAAGCATTTTTTTAATGGCGGGGCGTTTACGGGAGCCCGGGTGTTGGCGGGCTGGAATGCGATGAAGGCGGGGTTTGCGCCGTTGATAGCGCCGACGGCGGTGAATGACAAGGTGACGCCATGGTTCAATGGGGTGGGCAATGTGACGCGGTATTCGAGTGGTGGAGCAAATACGCCGAGCCGACGGCGGGTGTTGTTTGATGGATACACGGATGAGGTGGCCGGGGTGGAGGTGCCGGCGCATTTTGTGGCGGAGGGGTTGTGGCCGGCAACGAAGGCTCCGGTGTTTGGTCAGCACGGCGGAGTGGTGGCCCCGGGTTTCCAGTTGGAAATGACGAATCTGAACGCGGGTGGAACGATCCACTTTACGACCGATGGCAGTGATCCGCGTCTGGCGGGTGGAGGAATCGCGGGGGCGGTTTACGGCGGGGCACTGACGTTGACGTATCCGGGGACGATCAAGGCCCGGGTGCGATTGGACAACGGGGAGTGGAGCCCGCTGCAGGAGGCGTATTTTGACACAGGTTTGGCGGAACCGCTGATCTTCACGGAGTTGATGTATCATCCAGCTGACAACGGGTTGGTCGATGGGGATGAGTATGAATTTTTGGAGATCAAGAATGTGGGGACGCAGACGGTGTCGTTGGGTGGGATGACGTTTAGTTCGGGAATTGAATACACGTTTCCGGAGGGGGCGACATTGGCGGCGGGGTCGCATCTGGTGATTGCGAAGAGCATCAGCCGGATGGCAGAGCGGTATCCGGGGGTGACGGTGTTTGATGAGTGGGGGGCGTCGGGAACTTCGCTTTCGAACAGTGGGGAGATGGTGACGTTGATCAATGCCTTGGACCGGGTGGTGTTTTCGGTGACCTATACTGACAAGGCACCGTGGCCGACTTCGGCGGATGGGGGTGGACCGTCATTGGTGCCAGTGAGTCCAAACACGGTGCCTGAGCCGGACAACTCGATTTATTGGCGTGTCAGCTCAAGCACGCATGGAAGTCCGGGGATGGATGATCCTGCGCCGCCGGCTTTGCCGGTTTGGGTGAATGAGGTGATGTCGAATCCAGGGGTGTTTGACATGGATTGGGTGGAACTTTTTAATCCGAATGCGGTGGCGGTGGACATCAGTCACTGGTGGTTGAGCGACAGCAATGGCACGCCGAAGAAGTATCAAATTGCGGATGGGACCATTATTCCTCCGGGGGGATATCTGGTGTTTGATGAAGAGGATTTTGCGACCGGGTTGGTGCCGTTTTCGATCAGCAGCAACGGGGAGCGGGCGCGAATTGCCAGTGCGGATGCAGCGGGAAATCTGACGGGCTATTCGGACAGTCATGCGTTCGAGGCGAGTGAGCTTGGCGTGACGTTTGGGCGGTTCATCAACTCGCAGGGCAGTGTGTTTTTCCTGGCGCAGAAGACGGCCACTCCTGGGGCGATTAATTCTGGGGCGAGGGTGGGTCCGGTGGTGATGAGTGAGGTGCATTACCGACCACTTTCAGGTGGTGATGAGTTCGTGGAGTTACGCAACATCAGCAAACAGCCGGTGGCGTTGTATGACACGGCCAATCCGTTGAATACGTGGCAGTTTGACGGGATCAACTATGGGTTTCCGGCGAATACGGTGATCGCTCCCGGGGAGTTGATCTTGGTGGTGCCAATTGCGCCAGCGAATTATCGAACGAAGTATGGAGTGCCAGCGGCCACGCGAATATTTGGACCGTTCACGGGGGGCTTGAGCAACAGCGGGGAGTTGGTTGCGCTGGAGAAGCCGGGGGTGCCATTTCTAAATGATGAGGCGGTGACGGAGGTGCCATGGATCAGGGTCGATCAGGTGACGTTTGGAGTGTCATCTCCATGGCCGACGGCAGCCAACGGAACTGGGCCTTCGCTGGAAAAACTGGATTTGGCGATGGTGGGTGAAGAGCCATTGAACTGGCGGGCATCGCCGGTGAATGGGGGGAGTTTGGGAATCCCGGCGAGCATGACGCTGGTGCAATGGCAGGCGTTGTATTTCACTCCGGCGCAGGTGGCGAATGCGTTGATTGGTGGTGCAAATGCCGATCCTGATGGAGATGGATTGACGAATTTTCAGGAGTGGGCGCATGGGTTTGATCCACTGACCCGAGATGCGAATCCGGTGACGTTTGATGTGAAGAGTGACAACGGAGAGGACTATTTGTGTGTCGAGGTGGTGCGCAGTCGGTCGGCGGTGGGAGTG
This window harbors:
- a CDS encoding lamin tail domain-containing protein, with the protein product MALLNASAEGQVVINEVMARGSDRLLKWSPTGVPKLGFGKAWNDPTFNDASWQTGVGPFGFGSFTNVSPAPVVGTNMATQMQNLTPTMYLRKSFAASAGQATSAAALSLEVQFNDGFVCYINGVEVARRNAGPVNDFKYRDSFAASGTPANTQSHLTPYLRTEVLTLPVASSVLVTGDNVIAVHALNFWENTSVHNQSTNALTSINNSNNFYFKGDLKLSGATLVANNTAWKYFPGVVEPSGGLFDPTLMFQARQSVPWGRPSFDDGLWSTGSSPFGAGSPPGGVTLGTNLTGQVTGMVTSLYARVVFTATAADVADPAALQLLMDWDDGFVAYLNGVEVARDRLEQANAFTPHNAVASSARSPGSYATYNLDPPGKLLIEGQNVLAVQVHNVSLADGDLFMRAQLRTNPAGTNRMMVPAVSTWNYFLGESEPVTAEDENIEDNPEPPEASPDWVELHNSGAVEVSLAGWGLSDDEDEPHKWSFPAGATIPAGGYLVVMCDDLDITEPAAGGFYHANFKLSADGETLVLSNAGGAAMSTVTFGAQTAAESYGRNGVGSLVFFPEPTPGAVNGGTTLSGRVAEPTFSEPGGFYLSGRTITMSCATPGAVIRYTLDGSEPTETNGVVGSSVLITASSGVRARAFVSGMIASKVATRSYLINEPVGRQSVPALCLVGDQQRSLYRPFGVMAISGGAQTNFVGPAPTGNNGMWTQTGATPGTAVDLNAYNNVVHRGRFTEKPVNMEILRADGTPGPNIEFGLRVSGSNHARPRYRLANQNRAPGASPAPNDGAWHQTDFTQKPSFNFFFRNDFGGDPLEWPLFPDYPVNAFHDVRVRAGKNDPSNPFIEDEYMRRLFISTGQVGSRGMINTLYVNGVYKGYYNLCEHVREDFLQRHHGGENAWDVRQVTVISSGDGLAFQELITYLRNNSQATLANYEGMATRLDMVNFVDYLLTNLVGVTGDWPHNNYICARERTVNGKHRYYLWDAEGAFGDFSGNVRTNMFVAGTTGAIVTTNPSGAGLGEGIRILYTLLRQSPEFRLLFADRIEKHFFNGGAFTGARVLAGWNAMKAGFAPLIAPTAVNDKVTPWFNGVGNVTRYSSGGANTPSRRRVLFDGYTDEVAGVEVPAHFVAEGLWPATKAPVFGQHGGVVAPGFQLEMTNLNAGGTIHFTTDGSDPRLAGGGIAGAVYGGALTLTYPGTIKARVRLDNGEWSPLQEAYFDTGLAEPLIFTELMYHPADNGLVDGDEYEFLEIKNVGTQTVSLGGMTFSSGIEYTFPEGATLAAGSHLVIAKSISRMAERYPGVTVFDEWGASGTSLSNSGEMVTLINALDRVVFSVTYTDKAPWPTSADGGGPSLVPVSPNTVPEPDNSIYWRVSSSTHGSPGMDDPAPPALPVWVNEVMSNPGVFDMDWVELFNPNAVAVDISHWWLSDSNGTPKKYQIADGTIIPPGGYLVFDEEDFATGLVPFSISSNGERARIASADAAGNLTGYSDSHAFEASELGVTFGRFINSQGSVFFLAQKTATPGAINSGARVGPVVMSEVHYRPLSGGDEFVELRNISKQPVALYDTANPLNTWQFDGINYGFPANTVIAPGELILVVPIAPANYRTKYGVPAATRIFGPFTGGLSNSGELVALEKPGVPFLNDEAVTEVPWIRVDQVTFGVSSPWPTAANGTGPSLEKLDLAMVGEEPLNWRASPVNGGSLGIPASMTLVQWQALYFTPAQVANALIGGANADPDGDGLTNFQEWAHGFDPLTRDANPVTFDVKSDNGEDYLCVEVVRSRSAVGVSWFGDTSVDLLDWNLGAGVQLGSPEVHADGTESVTFRHTIPMSSTEPRGFLRARVVGP